In a genomic window of Bacteroidales bacterium:
- a CDS encoding ATP-dependent Clp protease ATP-binding subunit, translated as MIFKPSDELSLVLTFSREEAERLGSPVITIEHLFLGIIRKPDNMITYILQDIQHNLKEIKEAIEQHLDSSQGLTTVIKTSSNNFPLDVTAQRALSLAAIELRTYNSNKIQPFHLLSAIFKIEDSFIKSLLAKYNVDYKHIKSLAIKYLEFESDYNIEDDKNKEDDIINNSFFSDDDEENDNMFENPGFDDDNFLSSIESGKSILTTFGTDVTAEAEAGNLDALVGRDKELERMAQILSRRKKNNPIIIGESGVGKSAMVEGLAMRIVKKQVPQNLFEKRIFSIDLASVVAGTKYRGDFEKRIKVIIDELKQNRNIILFIDEIHSLIGAGNAAGAMDASSIFKPALAKGEIQCIGTSTFDEYRQYLEKDLALERRFQKVVIEPTSVEETIQILNKIKDKYEKHHNVKYASDAIKACVTLTNRYITDRFLPDKAIDAMDEAGARVHIKHFVLPKSIQSSEKKVTKLQEDKANAIFEERYEDADKINQEIKKLQQKINYLWTKHKNETENNPVKVVEEDVAEVVSMMTGIPVNRISSNETDKLINLEKELTNKVIGQDEAVIKISKAIRRNRAGLKNPNKPIGSFIFLGQTGVGKTHLAKTLAETMFDSEDSLIRIDMSEYSEKHNVSRLIGAPPGYVGYEEGGQLTEKVRRKPYSVVLLDEIEKAHPDIYNILLQMLDYGFMTDGLGRKIDFRNTIIIMTSNIGTRQVKEFGGGVGFNANSDDNLIEKSRSIIDKALKKNFSPEFLNRIDEVIIFNSLNKDNIKDIIALEIKEIANRMKDLNISLRVTDELIEHIINNEWDIQYGARPLHRAIQKYIEDPISETVILENMGKNKSKITVDYDSSTNLPKIKIDK; from the coding sequence ATGATTTTTAAACCATCCGACGAATTATCCTTAGTGCTAACTTTTAGCAGGGAGGAAGCAGAAAGACTTGGTTCTCCAGTAATTACCATTGAACATTTATTTCTTGGGATTATTAGAAAACCGGATAATATGATCACATATATATTACAAGACATTCAACATAATCTTAAGGAAATAAAAGAAGCTATAGAACAACATTTAGATTCTTCTCAAGGTTTAACCACTGTTATAAAAACTTCCTCAAATAATTTTCCTCTTGATGTTACTGCCCAACGTGCACTAAGTTTAGCGGCAATAGAACTTCGTACTTACAACTCAAACAAAATACAACCTTTTCATTTATTGAGCGCTATTTTTAAAATTGAAGACAGCTTTATCAAATCTCTTCTTGCTAAATACAATGTCGATTACAAACATATAAAATCTCTGGCAATAAAATATTTAGAGTTTGAATCCGATTATAATATTGAGGATGATAAAAATAAGGAAGACGATATTATCAATAATTCATTTTTCTCAGATGATGACGAAGAAAATGATAATATGTTTGAAAATCCAGGATTTGATGATGATAATTTTCTTTCGAGTATCGAATCGGGAAAATCGATTTTAACTACCTTTGGCACAGATGTTACTGCCGAGGCGGAAGCCGGAAATCTTGACGCACTCGTAGGTCGCGACAAAGAACTGGAAAGGATGGCACAAATATTAAGCAGAAGAAAGAAAAATAATCCTATTATTATTGGAGAGTCCGGAGTTGGTAAATCTGCAATGGTTGAAGGACTGGCAATGCGCATAGTAAAAAAACAAGTACCACAAAATTTATTCGAAAAGAGAATTTTTTCAATAGATTTGGCTTCTGTTGTTGCCGGCACTAAATACCGTGGTGATTTTGAAAAACGGATTAAGGTGATTATTGATGAATTAAAACAAAACCGTAATATTATTCTTTTTATCGATGAGATTCATTCTCTTATAGGTGCGGGTAATGCTGCAGGTGCAATGGATGCTTCCAGCATTTTTAAACCTGCATTGGCAAAAGGGGAAATCCAATGTATCGGAACAAGTACTTTTGATGAATATCGTCAATATCTTGAAAAAGATCTTGCTTTAGAGCGTCGTTTTCAGAAAGTTGTTATTGAACCTACTTCCGTTGAAGAAACTATTCAAATCTTAAATAAGATTAAAGACAAATACGAAAAACATCATAATGTTAAATATGCTTCTGATGCGATTAAAGCCTGTGTAACATTAACTAATAGATATATTACTGATAGATTTCTTCCTGATAAAGCTATTGATGCGATGGATGAAGCAGGAGCAAGAGTTCATATTAAGCATTTTGTACTACCGAAATCGATTCAATCAAGCGAGAAAAAAGTAACCAAGCTTCAAGAAGATAAAGCAAATGCTATATTTGAAGAGAGATATGAAGATGCCGATAAAATAAATCAGGAAATAAAAAAACTGCAACAAAAGATTAATTATTTATGGACCAAGCATAAAAATGAAACAGAGAATAATCCTGTAAAGGTTGTCGAAGAAGATGTTGCGGAAGTTGTATCCATGATGACAGGTATTCCTGTAAACAGAATATCCAGCAACGAAACAGATAAACTTATTAATCTTGAAAAAGAACTTACAAACAAAGTAATCGGTCAGGATGAAGCTGTGATTAAAATATCGAAAGCAATCAGAAGAAACCGTGCCGGACTTAAAAACCCGAACAAACCTATTGGGAGTTTCATTTTCCTTGGTCAGACTGGAGTCGGAAAAACACATTTGGCGAAAACTCTTGCAGAAACTATGTTTGATTCCGAAGATTCATTGATTCGTATTGATATGAGCGAATATTCTGAAAAACATAATGTTTCAAGATTAATCGGAGCACCTCCGGGATATGTGGGTTATGAAGAAGGAGGACAACTTACTGAAAAGGTCAGACGTAAACCATACTCAGTTGTTTTACTTGATGAAATTGAAAAAGCACATCCTGATATTTATAATATTTTATTGCAAATGTTGGATTACGGCTTTATGACTGACGGGCTCGGAAGAAAAATTGATTTCAGAAATACAATAATAATCATGACTTCCAACATTGGCACCCGCCAAGTTAAGGAATTCGGCGGAGGCGTTGGGTTCAATGCAAATTCCGATGATAATCTTATTGAAAAATCAAGAAGTATTATTGATAAAGCTCTTAAAAAGAATTTCTCTCCGGAATTTTTAAATAGAATTGACGAAGTTATAATTTTCAATTCTTTGAATAAGGATAATATTAAGGATATCATCGCTCTAGAAATAAAGGAAATAGCGAATAGAATGAAAGATCTTAATATTAGTTTGCGTGTTACAGATGAATTAATTGAGCATATCATAAATAACGAATGGGATATTCAATACGGCGCAAGACCTCTCCATAGAGCAATTCAAAAGTATATTGAAGATCCTATTTCTGAAACAGTCATTCTAGAAAATATGGGTAAGAATAAATCGAAAATTACCGTTGATTATGATTCCAGCACGAACTTGCCTAAAATAAAAATTGACAAGTAA